One genomic region from Equus asinus isolate D_3611 breed Donkey chromosome 8, EquAss-T2T_v2, whole genome shotgun sequence encodes:
- the RHBDD3 gene encoding rhomboid domain-containing protein 3: protein MHARDPPGLPSPALPLASSVLMLLMSSLWLVGAGPSLALAPELLLDPWQAHRLLTHALGHTALPSLLLSLLLLPALGWQQECHLGTLRFLHASALLALATGLMAVLLAGLGVSSVVGGCGYMPVHLAMLAGQAYHSRRPHGALPPWLLPWLLLALTPLLSSEPPFLQLFCGLLSGLAYAAGAFRWLELSERRLQVLQDSVMCRALAACWPLRLLPTPGGLAELPVTHPAGVRPPTPGPPYMASPSLGSHSEGSAPFLPGLGPVQPTWEGSSEVGLASARPSFPPGTPLWAALDEQMLQEGIQASLLEGPAQGPESPLWLPKSSVSSLRLQQLERMGFPTEQAVVALAATGRVEGAVSLLVGGQVGAEALVTEGRDRPAHPEGPGPP from the exons ATGCATGCCAGAGATCCCCCTGGCCTACCGTCACCAGCGCTGCCTCTCGCCTCCTCGGTCCTGATGCTGCTGATGAGCAGCTTATGGCTGGTGGGGGCCGGTCCCAGCCTTGCCCTAGCCCCAGAGCTGCTGCTGGACCCTTGGCAGG cacATCGGCTGCTGACCCATGCTCTGGGCCACACGGCCCTACCCAGCCTGCTCCTGAGCCTGCTACTCCTGCCTGCGCTGGGCTGGCAGCAGGAGTGCCACCTAGGTACCCTGCGGTTCCTGCATGCCTCCGCCCTGCTCGCCCTGGCCACTGGGCTAATGGCTGTTCTGCTGGCAGGCCTTGGGGTGTCCAGTGTAGTTGGTGGCTGTGGATACATGCCTGTCCACTTGGCCATGCTGGCGGGGCAGGCTTACCACTCTAGACGGCCCCATGGGGCACTGCCACCGTGGCTGCTGCCATGGCTGCTGCTCGCCCTGACCCCGCTGCTCAGCTCCGAGCCACCCTTCCTGCAGCTCTTCTGCGGCCTCCTTTCTGGTCTGGCCT ATGCAGCCGGGGCCTTCCGGTGGCTGGAGCTCTCTGAGCGGCGGCTGCAGGTGCTGCAGGACAGCGTCATGTGCAGGGCCCTGGCAGCGTGCTGGCCACTCAGGCTTCTTCCCACCCCAGGCGGCCTGGCTGAGCTGCCTGTCACGCATCCTGCCGGAGTGAG GCCTCCCACCCCTGGACCTCCTTACATGGCCTCCCCTAGCCTGGGGTCCCACAGTGAAGGCTCAGCCCCATTCCTGCCTGGCCTGGGGCCTGTGCAGCCAACCTGGGAAGGCTCCTCAGAGGTGGGCCTGGCCTCAGCCAGGCCCAGCTTCCCCCCAGGGACCCCACTGTGGGCAGCCCTGGATGAGCAGATGCTGCAGGAGGGGATCCAGGCCTCACtccttgaggggccagcccagggtcCTGAGAGCCCACTATGGCTGCCTAAGTCCTCCGTCTCTTCTCTGCG GCTGCAGCAGCTGGAGCGTATGGGCTTCCCCACGGAGCAGGCAGTGGTGGCGCTGGCAGCCACAGGCCGTGTGGAGGGCGCTGTGTCACTGCTGGTCGGGGGGCAGGTGGGCGCCGAGGCCCTGGTGACTGAGGGGAGGGACAGGCCTGCCCACCCCGAGGGCCCTGGGCCCCCCTAA
- the EWSR1 gene encoding RNA-binding protein EWS isoform X3, with protein sequence MASTDYSTYSQAAAQQGYSAYTAQPTQGYAQTTQAYGQQSYGTYGQPTDVSYTQAQTTATYGQTAYATSYGQPPTGYTTPTAPQAYSQPVQGYGTGAYDTTTATVTTTQASYAAQSAYGTQPAYPAYGQQPAATAPARPQDGNKPAETSQPQSSTGGYNQPSLGYGQSNYSYPQVPGSYPMQPVTAPPSYPPTSYSSTQPTSYDQSSYSQQNTYGQPSSYGQQSSYGQQSSYGQQPPTSYPPQTGSYSQAPSQYSQQSSSYGQQSSFRQDHPSSMGVYGQESGGFSGPGENRSMSGPDNRGRGRGGFDRGGMSRGGRGGGRGGMGLQSESLVYTSILKKYPYSVLSRQHNEKWD encoded by the exons atggcgTCCACGG ATTACAGTACCTATAGCCAAGCTGCAGCCCAGCAAGG CTACAGCGCTTACACCGCCCAGCCCACTCAAGGATATGCACAGACCACCCAg GCATATGGGCAACAAAGTTATGGAACCTATGGACAGCCCACTGATGTCAGCTATACCCAGGCTCAGACCACTGCGACCTATGGGCAGACCGCCTATGCAACGTCTTATGGACAGCCTCCCACTG GTTATACTACTCCAACTGCCCCCCAGGCGTACAGTCAGCCTGTCCAGGGGTATGGCACTGGTGCTTATGATACCACCACTGCTACGGTCACTACCACCCAGGCCTCCTATGCAGCTCAGTCTGCATATGGCACTCAGCCTGCTTACCCAGCCTACGGGCAGCAGCCAGCAGCCACCGCACCTGCAAG accGCAGGATGGTAACAAACCCGCTGAGACTAGTCAACCTCAATCTAGCACAGGGGGTTACAACCAGCCCAGCCTAGGATATGGACAGAGTAACTACAGTTATCCCCAGGTACCTGGGAGCTACCCCATGCAGCCAGTCACGGCACCACCATCCTATCCTCCTACCAG ctattCCTCTACACAGCCGACTAGTTATGATCAGAGCAGTTACTCTCAGCAGAACACCTATGGGCAGCCGAGCAGCTATGGACAGCAGAGTAGCTATGGTCAACAAAGCAGCTATGGGCAGCAGCCGCCCACTAGTTACCCCCCCCAAACTGGATCCTACAGCCAGGCTCCAAGTCAATATAGCCAACAGAGCAGCAGCTACGGGCAGCAGA GTTCATTCCGACAGGACCACCCCAGTAGCATGGGTGTTTATGGGCAGGAGTCTGGAGGATTTTCCGGACCAGGAGAGAACCGGAGCATGAGTGGCCCTGATAACCGGGGCAGGGGAAGAGGGGGATTTGATCGTGGAGGCATGAGCAGAGGTGGGCGGGGAGGAGGACgcggtggaatggg GTTACAAAGTGAGAGCCTTGTATACACTTCAATACTTAAAAAGTACCCGTACTCAGTACTCAGCCGGCAGCATAATGAAAAGTGGGACTAG